The Lactuca sativa cultivar Salinas chromosome 2, Lsat_Salinas_v11, whole genome shotgun sequence genome includes a window with the following:
- the LOC128132289 gene encoding uncharacterized protein LOC128132289, which produces MKPGVAAQQLWDRLSEILQDNKATRAVYLEEQFTSTRLDAFASVTEYCACLKNLVDQLTNVGNLVSEQKMVLQFVSGLTKERRGNKQDTHAPQAFATQTSDSPNLHVHSQNSDNNTSRNFRSDHGDQGNYRGGYRGGGHRGGGCGYRGRGRGRSHYTQQNYTQQNPWQQAALYLASQLTSPPCPYPTTPPQFIQ; this is translated from the exons ATGAAGCCTGGCGTTGCTGCTCAACAACTATGGGATCGATTGTCTGAAATCCTTCAGGACAACAAAGCTACTCGTGCAGTCTACCTTGAAGAACAATTCACCAGCACACGCCTAGATGCCTTTGCCAGTGTCACCGAATATTGTGCTTGTTTGAAAAACCTTGTTGATCAATTAACTAATGTTGGCAATCTTGTATCTGAGCAAAAGATGGTTCTACAATTTGTTTCAGGTCTAACCAAGG AAAGACGCGGGAACAAACAAGATACTCATGCTCCCCAAGCCTTTGCTACCCAAACTTCTGACTCTCCTAACCTTCATGTTCACTCTCAGAACAGTGACAACAACACCAGTCGCAATTTCAGAAGCGATCATGGTGATCAGGGCAACTATCGTGGCGGCTATAGAGGTGGGGGTCATCGTGGTGGTGGTTGTGGCTATAGAGGAAGAGGTCGTGGTCGGTCCCACTACACGCAACAAAACTACACTCAACAAAATCCATGGCAACAAGCAGCCCTCTATCTTGCTAGTCAACTAACCTCGCCTCCATGCCCTTACCCAACAACACCTCCTCAATTTATTCAATAG